One Amaranthus tricolor cultivar Red isolate AtriRed21 chromosome 1, ASM2621246v1, whole genome shotgun sequence DNA window includes the following coding sequences:
- the LOC130799744 gene encoding uncharacterized protein LOC130799744 has translation MAPPHGEVVHTSFPMPTRTFTKPTKLSNDNLKRTVSDFAYVLSKEIDSVIDEETTTTTTTLPTISEVEDAKCECCGMSEEYTPEYIKRVRDKFLGKWICGLCSEAVKEEMEKNGGDCKDALETHMSHCVKFNKLGRPYPVLSQALAMREMLKKSSRIRAKSMSPRDQKGLKKGGGITRSSSCMPIMMNNLNIEE, from the coding sequence ATGGCCCCACCACATGGAGAGGTAGTTCATACATCATTCCCTATGCCAACAAGAACCTTCACAAAGCCAACAAAACTCTCTAATGATAACCTTAAGAGAACGGTATCTGACTTTGCTTACGTGTTAAGTAAGGAGATCGATAGTGTGATCGACGaagaaacaacaacaacaacgacaaCACTTCCAACAATCTCGGAAGTAGAAGATGCAAAGTGTGAGTGTTGTGGGATGAGTGAAGAGTACACACCGGAGTACATAAAACGTGTACGTGACAAGTTTTTAGGGAAATGGATATGTGGGTTATGTTCCGAGGCAGTTAAGGAAGAAATGGAGAAAAATGGAGGGGATTGTAAGGATGCCCTAGAAACTCATATGAGTCATTGTGTCAAGTTTAATAAGCTTGGTAGGCCTTATCCAGTCCTATCCCAAGCTTTGGCTATGAGAGAGATGTTAAAAAAGAGTTCTAGGATTAGGGCCAAGTCTATGAGCCCTAGAGACCAAAAAGGTCTTAAAAAAGGCGGCGGTATTACTAGGAGTTCTAGTTGCATGCCTATTATGATGAATAATCTTAATATTGAGGAATGA
- the LOC130799754 gene encoding homeobox-leucine zipper protein ATHB-15 isoform X2 has product MMAMSCKDGKGVMDNGKYVRYTPEQVEALERLYHDCPKPSSLRRQQLIRECPILSNIEPKQIKVWFQNRRCREKQRKEASRLQAVNRKLTAMNKLLMEENDRLQKQVSQLVYENGYFRQQTQKSGINSKDTSCESVVTSGQHHLTPQNPPRDASPAGLLSIADETLAEFLSKATGTAVEWVQMPGMKPGPDSIGIVAISHGCTGVAARACGLVGLEPTRVAEILKDRPSWFRDCRAVDVLNVLPTANSGTIELLYMQLYAPTTLAPARDFWLLRYTSVMEDGSLVVCERSLNNTQNGPSMPPVQNFVRAEMLPSGYLIRPCEGGGSIIHIVDHVDLEPWSVPEVLRPLYESSTVLAQKTTMAALRQLRQIAQEVSQPNVSNWGRRPAALRSLGQRLSRGFNEALNGFTDEGWSMIGNDGIDDVTVLVNSSPDKLMALNLTYANGFPAVSNTVLCAKASMLLQNVPPAVLLRFLREHRSEWADNNIDAYLAAAAKISPCSLPGARIGGFGNQVILPLAHTIEHEELLEVIKLEGVVSCPEDAMMPRDMFLLQICSGMDENAVGTCAELIFAPIDASFADDAPLLPSGFRIIPLDSVKETSSPNRTLDLASALEVGPSANKSSSDNSASGNNMRSVMTIAFQFAFESHLQDNVASMARQYVRSIISSVQRVALALSPHLGSQAGLRSSLGNPEAHTLARWICQSYRCFLGVELLKSTGDGSDAILKSLWHHSDAIMCCSLKALPVFTFANQAGLDMLETTLVALQDITLEKILDDHGRKTLVSEFPQILQQGFTCLQSGICLSSMGRPVSYERAVAWKVLNEEENAHCICFMFMNWSFV; this is encoded by the exons ATGATGGCAATGTCCTGCAAGGATGGTAAGGGAGTGATGGATAATGGGAAGTATGTGAGGTATACACCTGAGCAGGTTGAAGCCCTTGAGAGGCTCTATCATGATTGCCCTAAACCCAGCTCGCTCCGCCGCCAGCAGCTCATCCGGGAGTGCCCTATTCTCTCTAATATTGAGCCCAAGCAGATCAAAGTCTGGTTTCAAAATAGAAG ATGTAGGGAGAAGCAGAGAAAAGAGGCATCAAGGTTGCAAGCAGTAAATAGGAAGCTGACAGCCATGAATAAGCTTTTGATGGAAGAGAATGATCGGTTACAAAAACAGGTTTCTCAGTTGGTTTATGAGAATGGCTATTTTCGCCAGCAAACACAGAAA TCTGGGATAAATAGTAAAGATACAAGCTGTGAATCTGTGGTGACGAGTGGTCAACACCATTTGACTCCACAGAATCCCCCAAGAGATGCTAGTCCTGCAGG ACTTTTGTCCATTGCAGATGAAACTTTAGCAGAGTTTCTTTCAAAGGCCACTGGAACTGCTGTTGAGTGGGTCCAAATGCCTGGAATGAAG CCTGGTCCGGATTCCATTGGAATCGTTGCTATTTCTCATGGTTGCACTGGAGTGGCAGCACGAGCCTGCGGCCTGGTTGGTCTAGAACCTACCAGG GTAGCAGAAATCCTCAAGGATAGGCCATCGTGGTTTCGCGATTGCCGAGCTGTGGATGTGCTTAACGTGCTGCCCACTGCCAATAGTGGAACCATTGAGCTGCTGTACATGCAG CTCTACGCTCCAACGACGTTGGCGCCTGCCCGTGATTTTTGGTTGCTTCGGTATACTTCTGTCATGGAGGATGGTAGTCTGGTG GTTTGTGAAAGGTCACTTAACAATACTCAGAATGGTCCCAGCATGCCACCTGTGCAGAATTTTGTAAGAGCGGAGATGCTGCCTAGTGGGTATCTTATAAGGCCTTGTGAAGGAGGTGGCTCCATAATACATATTGTTGACCATGTAGACCTTGAG CCATGGAGTGTGCCAGAAGTATTACGTCCCTTGTATGAATCTTCAACAGTTTTAGCCCAGAAAACAACGATGGCG GCACTGCGTCAACTGAGGCAGATTGCTCAGGAAGTTTCACAGCCTAATGTCTCTAATTGGGGTAGGCGGCCTGCCGCTCTTCGATCTCTTGGTCAAAGGCTGAGCAG GGGTTTTAATGAGGCCCTCAACGGATTTACTGATGAAGGGTGGTCAATGATTGGGAATGATGGCATAGATGATGTCACTGTTCTTGTTAACTCGTCACCCGACAAACTGATGGCATTAAATCTTACATATGCAAATGGGTTTCCAGCTGTGAGCAATACGGTTTTATGTGCGAAAGCTTCCATGCTTCTACAG AATGTTCCCCCTGCAGTGCTTCTTAGGTTCCTAAGGGAGCATAGATCAGAATGGGCTGATAACAACATTGATGCTTACTTGGCAGCAGCTGCCAAAATTAGTCCCTGTAGCTTGCCTGGAGCACGGATTGGAGGTTTTGGTAATCAAGTAATTCTTCCATTGGCACACACCATTGAGCATGAGGAG TTATTGGAGGTCATAAAGCTTGAAGGTGTTGTTAGTTGTCCTGAAGATGCTATGATGCCAAGAGACATGTTCCTTTTGCAA ATATGTAGTGGCATGGATGAGAATGCTGTTGGCACATGTGCTGAGCTCATATTTGCTCCTATAGATGCTTCTTTTGCTGACGATGCTCCTCTTTTGCCATCTGGTTTTCGTATCATTCCTCTCGATTCTGTGAAG GAAACCTCAAGTCCAAACCGCACTTTGGATCTTGCATCTGCTCTTGAAGTGGGTCCATCTGCAAATAAATCTTCATCGGATAATTCTGCCTCTGGTAATAATATGAGATCGGTGATGACTATTGCATTTCAATTTGCTTTCGAGAGCCATCTTCAAGACAACGTGGCTTCAATGGCAAGACAGTATGTTCGCAGCATTATATCTTCAGTTCAGAGGGTGGCCTTGGCTCTCTCTCCTCATTTGGGTTCTCAAGCTGGGCTTAGGTCTTCTCTTGGTAATCCTGAAGCTCACACTTTGGCTCGATGGATTTGCCAGAGTTATAG GTGCTTTTTGGGAGTAGAGCTACTCAAATCAACCGGTGACGGTAGTGATGCAATCTTGAAGTCCCTGTGGCATCACTCTGATGCAATCATGTGCTGCTCCTTAAAG GCTTTACCAGTTTTCACCTTCGCAAATCAGGCAGGTCTTGACATGCTCGAGACAACCCTGGTTGCCCTGCAAGACATCACGCTTGAGAAGATCTTGGATGATCATGGACGGAAGACTCTTGTCTCGGAATTTCCTCAAATTCTTCAACAG GGTTTTACATGCCTTCAAAGCGGAATTTGTCTCTCGAGCATGGGTCGTCCAGTATCATACGAACGGGCAGTGGCGTGGAAGGTGCTGAACGAAGAAGAGAATGCACACTGCATTTGCTTTATGTTTATGAACTGGTCGTTTGTCTAG
- the LOC130799754 gene encoding homeobox-leucine zipper protein ATHB-15 isoform X1, giving the protein MMAMSCKDGKGVMDNGKYVRYTPEQVEALERLYHDCPKPSSLRRQQLIRECPILSNIEPKQIKVWFQNRRCREKQRKEASRLQAVNRKLTAMNKLLMEENDRLQKQVSQLVYENGYFRQQTQKQSGINSKDTSCESVVTSGQHHLTPQNPPRDASPAGLLSIADETLAEFLSKATGTAVEWVQMPGMKPGPDSIGIVAISHGCTGVAARACGLVGLEPTRVAEILKDRPSWFRDCRAVDVLNVLPTANSGTIELLYMQLYAPTTLAPARDFWLLRYTSVMEDGSLVVCERSLNNTQNGPSMPPVQNFVRAEMLPSGYLIRPCEGGGSIIHIVDHVDLEPWSVPEVLRPLYESSTVLAQKTTMAALRQLRQIAQEVSQPNVSNWGRRPAALRSLGQRLSRGFNEALNGFTDEGWSMIGNDGIDDVTVLVNSSPDKLMALNLTYANGFPAVSNTVLCAKASMLLQNVPPAVLLRFLREHRSEWADNNIDAYLAAAAKISPCSLPGARIGGFGNQVILPLAHTIEHEELLEVIKLEGVVSCPEDAMMPRDMFLLQICSGMDENAVGTCAELIFAPIDASFADDAPLLPSGFRIIPLDSVKETSSPNRTLDLASALEVGPSANKSSSDNSASGNNMRSVMTIAFQFAFESHLQDNVASMARQYVRSIISSVQRVALALSPHLGSQAGLRSSLGNPEAHTLARWICQSYRCFLGVELLKSTGDGSDAILKSLWHHSDAIMCCSLKALPVFTFANQAGLDMLETTLVALQDITLEKILDDHGRKTLVSEFPQILQQGFTCLQSGICLSSMGRPVSYERAVAWKVLNEEENAHCICFMFMNWSFV; this is encoded by the exons ATGATGGCAATGTCCTGCAAGGATGGTAAGGGAGTGATGGATAATGGGAAGTATGTGAGGTATACACCTGAGCAGGTTGAAGCCCTTGAGAGGCTCTATCATGATTGCCCTAAACCCAGCTCGCTCCGCCGCCAGCAGCTCATCCGGGAGTGCCCTATTCTCTCTAATATTGAGCCCAAGCAGATCAAAGTCTGGTTTCAAAATAGAAG ATGTAGGGAGAAGCAGAGAAAAGAGGCATCAAGGTTGCAAGCAGTAAATAGGAAGCTGACAGCCATGAATAAGCTTTTGATGGAAGAGAATGATCGGTTACAAAAACAGGTTTCTCAGTTGGTTTATGAGAATGGCTATTTTCGCCAGCAAACACAGAAA CAGTCTGGGATAAATAGTAAAGATACAAGCTGTGAATCTGTGGTGACGAGTGGTCAACACCATTTGACTCCACAGAATCCCCCAAGAGATGCTAGTCCTGCAGG ACTTTTGTCCATTGCAGATGAAACTTTAGCAGAGTTTCTTTCAAAGGCCACTGGAACTGCTGTTGAGTGGGTCCAAATGCCTGGAATGAAG CCTGGTCCGGATTCCATTGGAATCGTTGCTATTTCTCATGGTTGCACTGGAGTGGCAGCACGAGCCTGCGGCCTGGTTGGTCTAGAACCTACCAGG GTAGCAGAAATCCTCAAGGATAGGCCATCGTGGTTTCGCGATTGCCGAGCTGTGGATGTGCTTAACGTGCTGCCCACTGCCAATAGTGGAACCATTGAGCTGCTGTACATGCAG CTCTACGCTCCAACGACGTTGGCGCCTGCCCGTGATTTTTGGTTGCTTCGGTATACTTCTGTCATGGAGGATGGTAGTCTGGTG GTTTGTGAAAGGTCACTTAACAATACTCAGAATGGTCCCAGCATGCCACCTGTGCAGAATTTTGTAAGAGCGGAGATGCTGCCTAGTGGGTATCTTATAAGGCCTTGTGAAGGAGGTGGCTCCATAATACATATTGTTGACCATGTAGACCTTGAG CCATGGAGTGTGCCAGAAGTATTACGTCCCTTGTATGAATCTTCAACAGTTTTAGCCCAGAAAACAACGATGGCG GCACTGCGTCAACTGAGGCAGATTGCTCAGGAAGTTTCACAGCCTAATGTCTCTAATTGGGGTAGGCGGCCTGCCGCTCTTCGATCTCTTGGTCAAAGGCTGAGCAG GGGTTTTAATGAGGCCCTCAACGGATTTACTGATGAAGGGTGGTCAATGATTGGGAATGATGGCATAGATGATGTCACTGTTCTTGTTAACTCGTCACCCGACAAACTGATGGCATTAAATCTTACATATGCAAATGGGTTTCCAGCTGTGAGCAATACGGTTTTATGTGCGAAAGCTTCCATGCTTCTACAG AATGTTCCCCCTGCAGTGCTTCTTAGGTTCCTAAGGGAGCATAGATCAGAATGGGCTGATAACAACATTGATGCTTACTTGGCAGCAGCTGCCAAAATTAGTCCCTGTAGCTTGCCTGGAGCACGGATTGGAGGTTTTGGTAATCAAGTAATTCTTCCATTGGCACACACCATTGAGCATGAGGAG TTATTGGAGGTCATAAAGCTTGAAGGTGTTGTTAGTTGTCCTGAAGATGCTATGATGCCAAGAGACATGTTCCTTTTGCAA ATATGTAGTGGCATGGATGAGAATGCTGTTGGCACATGTGCTGAGCTCATATTTGCTCCTATAGATGCTTCTTTTGCTGACGATGCTCCTCTTTTGCCATCTGGTTTTCGTATCATTCCTCTCGATTCTGTGAAG GAAACCTCAAGTCCAAACCGCACTTTGGATCTTGCATCTGCTCTTGAAGTGGGTCCATCTGCAAATAAATCTTCATCGGATAATTCTGCCTCTGGTAATAATATGAGATCGGTGATGACTATTGCATTTCAATTTGCTTTCGAGAGCCATCTTCAAGACAACGTGGCTTCAATGGCAAGACAGTATGTTCGCAGCATTATATCTTCAGTTCAGAGGGTGGCCTTGGCTCTCTCTCCTCATTTGGGTTCTCAAGCTGGGCTTAGGTCTTCTCTTGGTAATCCTGAAGCTCACACTTTGGCTCGATGGATTTGCCAGAGTTATAG GTGCTTTTTGGGAGTAGAGCTACTCAAATCAACCGGTGACGGTAGTGATGCAATCTTGAAGTCCCTGTGGCATCACTCTGATGCAATCATGTGCTGCTCCTTAAAG GCTTTACCAGTTTTCACCTTCGCAAATCAGGCAGGTCTTGACATGCTCGAGACAACCCTGGTTGCCCTGCAAGACATCACGCTTGAGAAGATCTTGGATGATCATGGACGGAAGACTCTTGTCTCGGAATTTCCTCAAATTCTTCAACAG GGTTTTACATGCCTTCAAAGCGGAATTTGTCTCTCGAGCATGGGTCGTCCAGTATCATACGAACGGGCAGTGGCGTGGAAGGTGCTGAACGAAGAAGAGAATGCACACTGCATTTGCTTTATGTTTATGAACTGGTCGTTTGTCTAG